In a genomic window of Gadus macrocephalus chromosome 9, ASM3116895v1:
- the fbxo31 gene encoding F-box only protein 31: protein MAVCARLCGVGQSRRCRRRQRHGGQDQPVSDSDVDMDDEEDERIVGQKQAAGGCDGLDCQAAGSSGGPGDVCCEHASGCRPQGLLGRAITGPPNPQSLLDLPPELLVEIFSLLPGTALPTVALVCKQFKQILNTETIWRRRCAAEFGVNEDLRKMEVGGVSSRDFYVKLLHPYKSVLGLWQPDIGPYGGLLNVVVEGLFVVGWMYLPPHDPRVEDPMRRRPLFRITMSEDRKASVECMYGHKGPHKGDIQTVKKDEFSTKCNQTDHHRMPGGRQEEFRTWLEEEWGRTLEDIFHEHTQELILMKFIYTSQYDNCLTYRRIYLPPLLPTDLLRPGLFKGTYGSHGLEIVMLSFHGASARATKLTGDPNVPAGQLTLEVDLSRPVVLPDLERQRSIEELSRLVLGVHAEVQREGPAPAACPAGEGPLGVTGGNGAVGVASGGPPAGVPEGGAAGESSSEASGGAEASGASRGSSAPSPPESQPFILPLGVMARNEVYPRTCKKCFYGTGQIAGHGFTSPERTPGLFVLFDKDRFGFIWLELKSFSMYSRLTDRLGHAHSPDMECFEAMLRNMQSWTS, encoded by the exons ATGGCGGTGTGTGCCAGGCTTTGCGGAGTGGGCCAGTCGCGGAGGTGCAGGCGACGACAGCGACACGGAGGCCAGGATCAGCCGGTCAGCGACTCTGACGTGGACATGGACGATGAGGAGGACGAGCGGATCGTGGGCCAGAAGCAGGCCGCCGGTGGCTGCGACGGCCTCGACTGCCAGGCTGCAGGCTCCAGCGGTGGCCCCGGTGACGTGTGTTGTGAACACGCCAGCGGCTGCAGGCCCCAGGGGCTGCTGGGACGGGCCATCACGGGACCTCCAAACCCGCAGTCGCTGCTGGATCTGCCGCCGGAGCTGCTGGTTGAGATCTTCTCCCTGCTGCCCGGGACGGCGCTGCCTACCGTCGCTCTGGTCTGCAAGCAGTTCAAGCAGATCCTCAACACCGAGACGATCTGGAGGAGACGATGCGCTGCAG AATTTGGCGTGAACGAGGACCTACGTAAGATGGAGGTTGGCGGTGTGTCCAGCCGTGACTTCTATGTAAAAT TGCTTCACCCATACAAAAGTGTCCTGGGTCTCTGGCAGCCTGATATTGGCCCATATGGAGGGCTTCTCAATGTGGTG GTGGAGGGGCTGTTTGTGGTCGGCTGGATGTACCTGCCGCCTCATGACCCGCGCGTGGAGGATCCCATGAGAAGGAGGCCTCTGTTCCGCATCACCATGTCGGAGGACAGGAAGGCTTCTGTGGAGTGCATGTACGGACACAAGGGCCCTCACAAGGGAGATATACAG ACTGTTAAGAAGGATGAGTTTTCCACCAAATGTAACCAGACAGACCACCATCGCATGCCCGGAGGCCGACAGGAG gagtTCAGGACTTGGTTGGAGGaagaatggggacggacgctgGAAGACATcttccatgaacacacacaggaactcatcctCATGAAGTTCATTTATACCAGCCAATATGA CAACTGCCTGACCTACCGGCGGATCTACCTTCCTCCTCTGCTGCCCACGGATCTCCTGAGACCTGGGCTGTTCAAGGGCACCTACGGCAGCCACGGCCTGGAGATTGTCATGCTGAGCTTCCACGGGGCGAGCGCCCGAGCCACCAAGCTCACG GGAGACCCCAACGTCCCCGCCGGCCAGCTGACCCTGGAGGTGGACCTGAGTCGTCCCGTGGTCCTCCCAGATCTGGAGCGCCAGCGCAGCATAGAGGAGCTGTCCCGCCTGGTCCTAGGAGTGCACGCCGAGGTCCAGAGGGAGGGGCCTGCCCCTGCAGCCTGCCCCGCGGGAGAGGGCCCCCTGGGGGTCACCGGGGGAAACGGGGCCGTCGGGGTCGCCAGCGGAGGCCCCCCTGCGGGGGTCCCTGAGGGGGGGGCCGcgggggagagcagcagcgaaGCCAGTGGCGGGGCTGAGGCGTCtggggccagcagggggagcagcGCTCCAAGCCCCCCAGAGTCCCAGCCCTTCATCCTGCCCCTGGGGGTCATGGCCCGCAACGAGGTCTACCCTCGCACCTGCAAGAAGTG CTTCTACGGGACGGGGCAGATCGCCGGCCACGGCTTCACCAGCCCCGAGCGAACGCCCGGGCTCTTCGTGCTCTTCGACAAAGATCGCTTCGGCTTCATCTGGCTGGAGCTGAAGTCCTTCAGCATGTACAGCCGACTGACCGACCggctaggccacgcccactccccCGACATGGAGTGCTTTGAAGCCATGCTGCGTAACATGCAGTCGTGGACGTCCTGA
- the fanci gene encoding Fanconi anemia group I protein — protein sequence MIAVMDKILSLSEGGDGPGELQQYLSSLSNDQLIKVLTNAALKGKNIGATIKGIFKGSPHNDPKGSGRRLLLYQHFIPLCESGDLQSEVAADIIGLLMLEAPNLSGACLAEVASHFVEAIKSGKMASGKSLELFPSVLTALAACESLSFGKGELSGEEYKKQLINSLCSSRWEPKCVIHLTTMFRDVPLSPEELQFLVEKVLRMFSKLELQEVPPLIYQLLLLSAKGCKKQVLDGIIGYFNEQDLQQKDEQDRGESMELEVQAIPKDQLRHVEGTAILHIVFAIRLDHDLGREFLKSLKLSYGDLCPFGVALLLSVARIQRYEDQVFELLKGAITKSFRDEFLKQGSKMLKDLFPECCSVAQMIRDTVSNSVFGWDHVTQGLVQLGFFLMDTFGPKPGPFGKPAESGPSGAARTPTQQACLLGRQVLLEGFKMHEPIRGEILEQVLNRLVTKTASPVHHYIDLFSDIVVSAPMILLESASKVTETFDNLSYLPLATVQGLLKAVQPLLKVSMSLKDSLILVLRKAMFSSQLDGRKSAVTGFLLLLKNFKVLGSLASSQASQASQGISSSQIQVDVHSRYNSAANEAFCLEILSGLRRCLGQQADVRLMLYEGFYDVLRRNSQLASSIMQTLLSQLRRYYEPEQDLMPPVKLEPCITAQGDQVFLQEPLGHLLSCTVHSLLWLQSQRPLARPNDSDEEEEDDEEGGYKSELMAILDSVTRRLVKSELEDFELDKSAEFSTASSVGVKNSIYAVLVMGVYEVLLEYNFIKANYSKSGLEELLELFQRYQKLAEILKEKSGKGRTSAKPPRSLLSMGFVSTLLTTLFRDSTLSREEGLSVLRSSPDFLRYALAVALQKIQQLEDSGHTDGPDGHAPDKAFGFLCDLTGVLMWRYTNIPGVVEAGGKKEKRCSLSQMCLEGLLRIFTTCTQRYPDRTAQLLSTMTTDTTSDDPEPNADDITEISFFYIRQFQRSLFNQLSGLEEEFNSKEAQLLISILSVLSRQLEPSSQQFVSMITWTVKICKETSFEDIAFTKGLLSLLFGLHVLYKSPVCLMLELCQDIHSQMGDIDQDVEVETQSHFSIVNPKTASTAALLILAQADKVLDEVDWLIAKKKADRPSAGEGPLTAPPQDPVEKAMTVQLGTLLTALNELVQTALLPGGGTDTLLRALSRTYTTLTTLVKYYIQVCTSQPGALPTRFEKLVRLSGSHLTPQCYSFITFVQTGELAGNDKKKKRRDEASMVTAKLLRETKAIPNLIFSIEQYEKFLITLSKKSKVNLMQYMKLSTSRDFRINAATLDAALQEQDASQQSQEASQAAEDTPPQPQKKKRKKK from the exons ATGATAGCTGTGATGGACAAGATCCTGTCGCTGTCGGAAGGAGGAGACGGGCCGGGGGAGCTTCAGCAGTACCTGTCATCCTTATCCAACGACCAG CTGATCAAAGTTCTCACCAACGCCGCACTGAAGGGGAAGAATATAGGAGCCACGATCAAAGGGATCTTCAAAG GGTCGCCCCACAATGACCCCAAAGGCTCGGGCAGGAGACTGCTCCTGTATCAGCACTTTATCCCGCTGTGTGAGTCCGGGGATCTGCAGTCAGAGGTGGCAGCCGACATCATTGGTCTGCTCATGTTGGAG GCTCCGAATCTATCCGGAGCATGTTTGGCAGAAGTGGCCTCCCATTTTGTGGAGGCCATCAAGTCGGGCAAGATGGCCAGTGGGAAGTCTCTGGAGCTGTTTCCTAGCGTGCTGACGGCCCTGGCCGCCTGTGAATCACTGTCATTTGGCAAAG GAGAACTGAGTGGAGAGGAGTACAAGAAGCAACTCATCAACAGCCTCTGCTCCAGCAG aTGGGAGCCAAAGTGTGTGATCCATTTGACCACCATGTTTCG GGACGTCCCCTTGTCTCCAGAGGAGCTGCAGTTCCTGGTGGAGAAGGTTCTCAGGATGTTCAGCAAGCTGGAGCTACAGGAGGTCCCACCATTGATctaccagctgctgctgctgtctgccAAG GGCTGTAAGAAGCAGGTCCTGGATGGAATCATCGGTTACTTTAATGAGCAAGACCTTCAGCAGAAAGATGAACAAGATCGTGGAGA GAGCATGGAGCTGGAGGTGCAGGCCATCCCCAAGGACCAGCTGAGGCATGTGGAGGGCACCGCCATCCTCCACATCGTCTTCGCCATCCGCCTGGACCACGACCTCGGGAGGGAGTTCCTCAAAAGCCTAAAG TTATCCTACGGAGACCTTTGTCCTTTCGGCGTGGCGCTGTTGCTTTCAGTGGCCCGCATCCAGCGATACGAGGACCAG GTGTTCGAACTCCTTAAAGGGGCCATCACCAAGAGCTTCAGGGACGAATTCCTGAAGCAGGGCTCCAAGATGCTGAAGGACCTGTTCCCCGAGTGCTGCAGCGTGGCCCAGATGATCCGCGACACCGTCAGCAACAG TGTGTTCGGCTGGGACCATGTGACCCAAGGCCTGGTCCAGTTGGGCTTCTTCCTCATGGACACGTTTGGGCCCAAACCAGGGCCGTTCGGGAAGCCTGCCGAGTCGGGGCCCTCTGGGGCAGCCAGGACCCCCACCCAGCAGGCCTGTCTGCTGGGGAGACAGGTCCTCCTGGAGGGCTTCAAG ATGCATGAGCCCATCCGAGGGGAAATATTAGAGCAGGTGTTGAATCGATTAGTCACCAAGACGGCCTCCCCTGTGCACCACTACATAG ACCTGTTCTCCGACATCGTGGTTTCTGCTCCCATGATCCTCCTGGAGTCGGCGTCTAAAGTGACGGAGACGTTCGACAACCTCTCCTACCTCCCGCTGGCCACAGTGCAGGGTCTGCTCAAAGCTGTCCAG CCGTTGCTGAAGGTCAGCATGTCCCTGAAGGATTCTCTGATCCTGGTCCTCCGCAAGGCCATGTTCTCCAG TCAGCTGGACGGCAGGAAGTCTGCAGTGACCGGTTTCCTGTTGCTGCTGAAGAACTTCAAAGTGCTGGGAAGCCTCGCCTCCAGCCAGGCCAGCCAGGCCAGCCAGGGCATCTCCTCCAGCCAG ATCCAGGTCGACGTCCACTCCCGCTACAACTCGGCCGCCAACGAGGCCTTCTGCCTGGAGATCCTGAGCGGCCTGCGGCGTTGCCTAGGGCAACAGGCCGACGTGCGTCTCATGCTGTATGAG GGTTTCTATGATGTACTGCGTCGGAACTCTCAGCTCGCTAGTTCAATCATGCAGACCCTGCTGTCACAG TTGAGACGCTACTATGAGCCGGAGCAAGACCTCATGCCTCCGGTCAAACTGGAGCCCTGCATCACAGCTCAGGGGGACCAAGTCTTCCTGCAGGAACCCCTG GGCCACCTGCTGAGCTGTACTGTGCACAGCCTGCTCTGGCTGCAGAGCCAGCGGCCGTTGGCCAGGCCCAACGACagtgacgaggaggaggaggatgacgaaGAGGGCGGGTACAAGTCTGAGCTGATGGCCATCCTGGACAGCGTGACGCGCCGCCTGGTGAAGAGCGAGCTGGAGGACTTCGAACTG GACAAGTCGGCAGAGTTCTCCACCGCATCGAGCGTGGGGGTGAAGAACAGCATCTATGCCGTGCTGGTGATGGGCGTGTACGAGGTTCTGCTGGAGTACAATTTCATCAAGGCCAACTACAG tAAAAGTggtctggaggagctgctggagctgTTCCAGCGCTACCAGAAGCTAGCAGAGATCCTGAAGGAGAAGTCAGGAAAGGGCCGCACCTCGGCCAAGCCCCCCCGCAGCCTGCTGTCCATGGGCTTCGTCAGCACGCTGCTCACCACGCTGTTCAG GGACAGCACCCTGAGCCGCGAGGAGGGGCTGAGCGTGCTGCGCTCCAGCCCGGACTTCCTGCGGTACGCGCTGGCCGTGGCGCTGCAGAAGATCCAGCAGCTGGAGGACAGCGGGCACACGGACGGCCCCGACGGACACGCCCCCGACAAGGCCTTCGGCTTCCTGTGTGACCTCACTGG ggtGCTGATGTGGCGCTACACCAACATCCcgggggtggtggaggcgggggggaaGAAGGAAAAGCGCTGCAGCCTGTCCCAGATGTGTCTGGAGGGTCTGCTTCGGATCTTcaccacctgcacccagcgCTACCCCGACAGGACGGCCCAGCTGCTCTCCACCATGACCAcgg ATACGACCTCAGACGACCCAGAGCCCAACGCAGACGACATCACAGAGATCTCCTTCTTCTACATCCGGCAGTTCCAG AGGTCGCTGTTCAACCAGCTGAGTGGTTTAGAAGAGGAGTTCAACAGCAAGGAGGCTCAGCTTTTGATCAGCATCTTGAGTGTGCTCTCCCGCCAGCTAGAGCCCTCCTCCCAGCAG TTTGTTTCAATGATCACTTGGACTGTGAAAATCTGCAAGGAGACTAGTTTCG AGGACATTGCCTTCACCAAGGGCTTGCTCTCCTTGCTCTTTGGCCTGCATGTGCTGTATAAGAGTCCAGTCTGCCTGATGCTGGAGCTGTGCCAAGACATCCACAGCCAGATGGGCGACATCGACCAG GATGTGGAGGTGGAGACACAGTCCCACTTCTCTATCGTGAACCCGAAGACGGCCTCCACTGCAGCG CTTCTGATCCTGGCTCAGGCGGACAAGGTCCTGGACGAAGTGGACTGGCTGATCGCCAAGAAGAAGGCCGACCGACCCAGCGCTG GTGAGGGCCCCCTGACGGCCCCTCCTCAGGACCCGGTGGAGAAGGCCATGACCGTGCAGCTGGGCACTCTGCTGACGGCGCTCAACGAGCTGGTGCAGACCGCCCTGCTGCCCGGGGGGGGCACCGACACACTGCTGCGGGCGCTCAGCCGCacctacaccaccctcaccaccctggtCAAATAC TACATACAGGTGTGCACCAGCCAGCCGGGGGCGCTGCCAACCAGGTTCGAGAAGCTG GTGAGGCTATCTGGGTCTCATCTCACGCCTCAGTGCTACTCATTCATCACCTTTGTCCAG ACTGGAGAACTGGCCGGGAACGATAAGAAGAAAAAGAGGAGGGATGAAGCCAGCATGGTCACC GCCAAGCTCCTCAGAGAGACCAAGGCCATTCCCAACTTAATCTTCAGCATCGAACAATACGAGAAATTCCTCATCACGCTTTCCAAGAAGTCCAAG gtcaatctgatgCAGTACATGAAGCTCAGCACCTCCAGAGACTTCCGCATCAACGCTGCCACCCTGGACGCAGCGCTGCAGGAGCAGGACGCGAGCCAGCAG AGTCAGGAGGCCTCGCAGGCGGCAGAGGACACCCCCCCacaaccacagaagaagaagaggaagaagaagtga